One window from the genome of Deinococcus aquiradiocola encodes:
- the gcvH gene encoding glycine cleavage system protein GcvH has protein sequence MTTPTDRQYMSSHEWIKEDGDVSVVGITDFAQDQLGDVVYVELPEVGRQVTAGETVAVVESVKTASDIYSPATGEIVEVNDALSGSPELINEGALEGGWLFKIRVDSLSADLMDAASYDAANN, from the coding sequence ATGACCACCCCGACTGACCGCCAGTACATGAGCAGCCACGAATGGATCAAGGAAGACGGCGACGTGAGCGTCGTCGGCATCACCGACTTCGCGCAGGACCAGCTGGGCGACGTGGTGTACGTCGAACTGCCCGAAGTGGGCCGCCAGGTCACGGCGGGCGAGACGGTCGCGGTGGTCGAGAGCGTCAAGACCGCCAGCGACATCTACAGTCCCGCCACCGGCGAGATCGTCGAAGTGAACGACGCGCTCAGCGGCAGCCCGGAACTCATCAACGAGGGCGCGCTGGAGGGCGGCTGGCTCTTCAAGATCCGCGTGGACAGCCTGAGCGCCGACCTGATGGACGCCGCCAGCTACGACGCCGCCAACAACTGA
- the gcvP gene encoding aminomethyl-transferring glycine dehydrogenase has translation MRPLSELLQTDDFTRRHIGPTPEEQAAMLSELGYATLNALTEATVPAAILRHDPIQSGGPVTEAQAIADLKRVAQKNKVFRSYIGMGYSGTHTPPVILRNILENPGWYTAYTPYQAEIAQGRLEMLLNFQQVVMDMTGMDVANASLLDEATAAAEAMTLAKRSGRSKGDVLYVADDVHPQTLDVIRTRAEYFGYNIQTGPADGALPDGTFAALIQTPGTHGDLHDLTPIAERVHAAGAELIVATDLLAGALIKPPGECGADIVVGSAQRFGVPMGFGGPHAAFLACKDEYKRSMPGRVIGVSRDARGKTALRMAMQTREQHIRREKATSNICTAQALLANMAAAYAVWHGPEGIRTIAERVHLMTGMLYTALHQSGHSPDGFRTQETFFDTLTFAGDVDLVRARAEAKGINCRYQNDGRISISLDETVTLADLADIIEVITGEQADLAALETVAAHGIPADLQRTTSYLTHPVFSAHHSEHGMLRYLKGLENKDYSLTHGMIPLGSCTMKLNATTEMIPVTWPEFGTIHPFAPLDQTEGYAEMLTELEAWLADITGYDAVSMQPNSGAQGEYAGLLTIRKYHEARGEAHRNICLIPASAHGTNPASAAMMGMTVVVVKTDQGGNIDMADLKALAEKHSANLAALMITYPSTHGVFEENVREVCDLIHRHGGQVYMDGANMNAQVGVTSPGMIGSDVSHLNLHKTFAIPHGGGGPGMGPIGVKAHLAPYLPNHAVRPTSGSRTGAVSAAPYGSASILPISYLYIRLLGPAGMKAATQVAILSANYVAHHLQHAYPVLYTGPGGRVAHECILDIRPLKQATGITEEDIAKRLMDYGFHAPTMSFPVPGTLMIEPTESEPKAELDRFVTAMLGIRREIQEVQDGLLTATDSPLRHAPHTQDDLMTDTWDRAYSRETAAYPTRTQKQWKYWPSVNRVDNVFGDRNFVCSCPPTQEYADFEFAE, from the coding sequence ATGCGTCCCCTATCTGAACTGCTTCAGACCGACGATTTCACCCGCCGCCACATCGGCCCCACTCCCGAAGAGCAGGCCGCCATGCTGAGCGAACTGGGGTACGCGACCCTGAACGCCCTGACCGAAGCCACCGTGCCTGCCGCCATCCTGCGCCACGACCCCATCCAGTCGGGCGGCCCGGTGACGGAAGCGCAGGCGATCGCCGACCTGAAACGCGTCGCGCAGAAGAACAAGGTGTTCCGCAGTTACATCGGCATGGGGTACAGCGGCACGCACACGCCGCCCGTGATCCTGCGCAACATTCTGGAGAATCCCGGCTGGTACACCGCGTACACGCCGTACCAGGCCGAGATTGCGCAGGGGCGGCTGGAGATGCTGCTCAACTTCCAGCAGGTCGTGATGGACATGACCGGCATGGACGTCGCAAACGCGTCGCTGCTGGACGAGGCCACCGCCGCCGCCGAGGCCATGACGCTCGCCAAGCGCAGCGGCAGGAGCAAGGGCGACGTGCTGTACGTGGCGGACGACGTTCACCCGCAGACGCTGGACGTGATCCGCACGCGCGCCGAATATTTTGGATACAACATCCAGACCGGGCCTGCCGACGGCGCCCTGCCGGACGGCACCTTCGCCGCCCTCATCCAGACGCCCGGCACGCACGGCGACCTGCACGACCTGACCCCCATCGCCGAGCGCGTGCACGCGGCAGGCGCGGAACTGATCGTCGCGACCGACCTGCTCGCGGGCGCCCTCATCAAGCCCCCCGGCGAGTGCGGCGCGGACATCGTGGTGGGCAGCGCCCAGCGGTTCGGCGTGCCGATGGGCTTCGGCGGGCCGCACGCCGCCTTCCTCGCCTGCAAGGACGAGTACAAGCGCAGCATGCCGGGCCGCGTGATCGGCGTGAGCCGGGACGCGCGCGGCAAGACCGCCCTGCGCATGGCGATGCAGACGCGCGAGCAGCACATCCGCCGCGAGAAGGCCACCAGCAACATCTGCACCGCGCAGGCCCTGCTGGCCAACATGGCCGCCGCCTACGCCGTCTGGCACGGCCCCGAAGGCATCCGCACGATTGCCGAGCGCGTGCACCTGATGACGGGAATGCTGTACACGGCGCTGCATCAGAGCGGGCACAGCCCGGACGGGTTCCGTACGCAGGAGACGTTCTTCGACACCCTGACCTTCGCGGGCGACGTTGACCTCGTCCGTGCCCGTGCCGAGGCCAAGGGCATCAACTGCCGCTACCAGAATGACGGGCGAATCTCCATCAGTCTCGACGAGACCGTCACGCTGGCCGATCTGGCCGACATCATCGAAGTCATCACGGGTGAACAGGCTGACCTCGCGGCATTGGAAACGGTAGCCGCCCACGGCATCCCCGCCGACCTGCAGCGCACCACGTCCTACCTCACGCACCCGGTCTTCTCCGCGCACCACAGCGAGCACGGCATGCTCCGCTACCTGAAGGGCCTGGAGAACAAGGACTACTCTCTCACGCACGGCATGATCCCGCTCGGCAGCTGCACCATGAAGCTGAACGCCACCACCGAGATGATCCCCGTCACGTGGCCGGAATTCGGGACCATCCACCCCTTCGCGCCCCTCGATCAGACCGAAGGGTACGCCGAGATGCTCACCGAACTGGAAGCGTGGCTGGCCGACATCACCGGGTACGACGCCGTGTCCATGCAGCCGAACAGCGGCGCGCAGGGCGAGTACGCGGGCCTGCTGACCATCCGCAAGTACCACGAGGCGCGCGGCGAAGCGCACCGCAACATCTGTCTCATCCCGGCCAGCGCGCACGGCACGAACCCCGCCAGTGCCGCCATGATGGGCATGACGGTCGTGGTCGTGAAGACCGACCAAGGCGGCAACATCGACATGGCCGACCTGAAAGCACTCGCCGAGAAGCACAGCGCGAACCTCGCCGCCCTCATGATCACGTACCCCAGCACGCACGGTGTGTTCGAGGAGAACGTCCGCGAAGTGTGCGACCTCATCCACCGGCACGGCGGGCAGGTGTACATGGACGGCGCGAACATGAACGCCCAGGTCGGCGTGACCAGCCCCGGCATGATCGGCAGCGACGTCTCGCACCTGAACCTCCACAAGACCTTCGCCATCCCGCACGGCGGCGGCGGCCCCGGCATGGGACCCATCGGCGTCAAAGCGCACCTCGCACCGTACCTCCCCAACCACGCCGTGCGCCCCACCTCCGGCAGCCGCACCGGGGCCGTCAGCGCCGCACCGTACGGCAGCGCCAGCATCCTCCCCATCAGCTACCTGTACATCCGCCTGCTCGGCCCGGCCGGCATGAAGGCCGCCACGCAGGTCGCCATCCTCAGCGCGAACTACGTCGCGCACCACCTGCAGCACGCGTACCCCGTCCTGTACACCGGCCCCGGCGGACGCGTCGCACACGAATGCATCCTCGACATCCGCCCCCTCAAGCAGGCGACCGGCATCACCGAGGAAGACATCGCCAAACGCCTCATGGACTACGGCTTCCACGCCCCCACCATGAGCTTCCCCGTCCCCGGCACCCTCATGATCGAACCGACCGAGAGCGAACCCAAAGCGGAACTCGACCGCTTCGTCACCGCCATGCTCGGCATCCGCCGCGAGATTCAGGAAGTGCAGGACGGCCTCCTGACCGCCACCGACAGCCCCCTGCGCCACGCACCCCACACGCAGGACGACCTCATGACCGACACCTGGGACCGCGCGTACAGCCGCGAGACGGCCGCGTACCCCACCCGCACGCAGAAGCAGTGGAAGTACTGGCCCAGCGTGAACCGCGTGGACAACGTGTTCGGGGACCGCAACTTCGTGTGCTCGTGCCCACCCACGCAGGAGTACGCCGACTTCGAATTCGCCGAGTAA
- a CDS encoding cupin domain-containing protein, with translation MSKTNPNANGKTLATGENVALRLWSGEVPGTHKDVHASPYEIVGYVLQGRAEIDVNGTTHDVHVGDTYLIPRDTLHTYRFMETFSAVEAISPKE, from the coding sequence ATGAGCAAAACCAACCCCAACGCCAACGGCAAAACCCTCGCCACCGGCGAGAACGTCGCCCTGCGCCTCTGGAGCGGCGAAGTGCCCGGCACGCACAAAGACGTCCACGCCAGCCCCTACGAAATCGTCGGCTACGTCCTCCAGGGCCGCGCCGAAATCGACGTGAACGGCACCACCCACGACGTCCACGTCGGCGACACCTACCTCATCCCCCGCGACACCCTCCACACCTACCGCTTCATGGAAACCTTCAGCGCCGTAGAAGCCATCAGCCCCAAAGAATAA
- a CDS encoding enoyl-CoA hydratase-related protein: MSQPASVPNAGAVLLSSVTNGVLTLTMNRPESLNSANDDLLLSLLDAVRGAASDDAVRVVVLTGAGRGFCAGADLGMMAGAAAGGEASATRFSEHLEHTFNPLVRAIRALPKPFVSAVNGVAAGAGASLALVGDVRLWSSSASAVQVFSNIGLIPDAGSSWLLPRLVGGPRAFELMAFAERVGAEDALRLGLCEHVFPADGFGEAVQAYAERLAARPAAALALTKALVQGGLSGTLDESLLAEAAAQDRAGASWEHREGVTAFLQKRAPDFLKRRDA; this comes from the coding sequence ATGTCACAACCTGCTTCTGTCCCCAATGCTGGCGCGGTGCTGCTGTCGTCCGTCACGAATGGCGTGCTGACCCTCACCATGAACCGTCCGGAGTCCCTGAACAGCGCGAACGACGACCTGCTGCTGTCGCTGCTGGACGCGGTGCGGGGCGCGGCGTCGGACGACGCGGTGCGCGTGGTGGTGCTGACGGGCGCGGGGCGCGGCTTCTGCGCGGGCGCGGACCTGGGCATGATGGCGGGCGCGGCGGCGGGCGGCGAGGCGAGCGCCACGCGTTTCAGCGAGCATCTGGAGCACACGTTCAATCCGCTGGTGCGCGCCATCCGGGCGCTGCCGAAGCCGTTCGTGTCGGCGGTGAACGGCGTGGCGGCCGGGGCGGGCGCGAGCCTGGCGCTGGTGGGTGACGTGCGCCTGTGGTCGTCGTCGGCGAGTGCGGTGCAGGTGTTCTCGAACATCGGCCTGATCCCGGATGCCGGGTCGAGCTGGCTGCTGCCGCGCCTGGTGGGCGGCCCGCGCGCCTTCGAACTGATGGCGTTCGCGGAGCGGGTGGGCGCGGAGGACGCGCTGCGGCTGGGGTTGTGCGAGCACGTGTTCCCGGCGGACGGGTTCGGGGAGGCGGTGCAGGCGTACGCGGAGCGGCTGGCGGCGCGGCCTGCGGCGGCGCTGGCGCTCACGAAGGCGCTGGTGCAGGGCGGCCTGAGCGGCACGCTGGACGAGTCGCTGCTGGCGGAGGCGGCCGCGCAGGACCGTGCGGGCGCCAGCTGGGAGCACCGTGAGGGCGTGACGGCGTTCCTGCAGAAGCGCGCGCCGGACTTCCTGAAGCGCCGCGACGCCTGA
- a CDS encoding LysR family transcriptional regulator — translation MAVELRHLRHFIALAEEGHFGRAAERVFVVQQALSSSIRSLEEELGVALVQRTTRRVQLTPAGEVFLESARATLSTLAQGSERARQAARGEVGRLGVGFVSGLAFGGLPEIVRRFRETHPSVAVDLRELTAQEQEAALRSGDIDVGLMLLPVRDPSFATLALWRQELVAALPSTHPLARKRRLHIQDLAGEPFVFFPRAVRATYFDQVMRWCAAAGFTPRIVQEAIEVPTLLSLVAAGLGVFLPIRFFSQVSLPGVVYRPVVDAPTVDIVATWPRAQQDGVVAAFLQVAQAVLNAPAPPGP, via the coding sequence GTGGCCGTTGAACTGCGGCACCTGCGGCACTTCATCGCGCTGGCCGAGGAAGGGCACTTCGGGCGCGCCGCCGAACGCGTGTTCGTGGTGCAGCAGGCCCTGAGCAGCAGCATCCGCAGCCTGGAGGAGGAACTTGGCGTGGCGCTCGTGCAGCGCACCACGCGCCGCGTGCAGCTCACGCCCGCCGGGGAGGTGTTCCTGGAGTCGGCCCGCGCGACCCTCAGCACGCTCGCGCAGGGCAGCGAACGCGCCCGCCAGGCCGCGCGCGGCGAGGTGGGCCGACTCGGGGTGGGCTTCGTGAGCGGCCTCGCGTTCGGCGGCCTGCCCGAAATCGTGCGCCGCTTCCGGGAGACGCACCCGAGCGTCGCGGTGGACCTGCGCGAACTGACCGCGCAGGAACAGGAGGCCGCCCTGCGCAGCGGCGACATCGACGTGGGCCTGATGCTGCTCCCCGTCCGCGACCCGTCCTTCGCGACGCTCGCCCTGTGGAGGCAGGAACTCGTCGCGGCGCTGCCCAGCACGCACCCGCTCGCCCGGAAGCGCCGCCTGCACATTCAGGACCTGGCGGGCGAACCGTTCGTGTTCTTCCCGCGCGCCGTGCGCGCCACGTACTTCGACCAGGTGATGCGCTGGTGCGCCGCGGCCGGGTTCACGCCGCGCATCGTGCAGGAGGCGATCGAGGTGCCGACCCTGCTGTCGCTCGTCGCGGCGGGCCTGGGCGTGTTCCTGCCCATCCGGTTCTTCTCGCAGGTGAGCCTGCCGGGCGTGGTGTACCGGCCCGTCGTGGACGCGCCCACCGTGGACATCGTGGCGACGTGGCCGCGCGCGCAGCAGGACGGCGTGGTCGCCGCGTTCCTGCAGGTCGCGCAGGCCGTCCTGAACGCCCCCGCCCCGCCCGGCCCCTGA
- the aceE gene encoding pyruvate dehydrogenase (acetyl-transferring), homodimeric type, whose protein sequence is MTTPEKPGSTAPTSSTGPHPRTRLPITERQKLNELETQEWLDSLAFVLSDAGTERAARLLEDLDHYAYFNGAPIQFKQNTPYINTIDLDHQPVYPGDIELELKIRNAIRWNAVAMVIRANKASDGIGGHLATYASSAELLEVGFNHFFRGHGAGASRDLIFFQGHASPGVYARSFLEGRIDEGRMNRFRRELSKDGEGLSSYPHPWLMPDYWEFPTVSMGLGPLQAIYQARFIKYLENRGLKPKGDSKVWAFLGDGEMDEPQSIGALRFAAYENLDNIVFVLNANLQRLDGPVRANSKVIQEFEALFRGAGWNVIKVVWDGKWDELLSKDYNGTIVKRFELLVDGESQRYAAFGGKELREKFFNTPELQALIEGWSDADLELLNRGGHDVNKVYAAYKSAVEHQGSPTVIIARTIKGYGLGESAQARNVAHQVKKLDFGALKDLRDALRLPLTDEQVEHLEYYHPGPDTEEVKYALERRAALGGAVPARIVDYVRPTVPGAEFYEEFARGSGERAVSTTMAMVQVLSKLLRDKELGKLIVPIVPDEARTFGMDALVPRIGIYSPRGQTYTPVDSGSLMAYKEAKDGQMLEEGITEDGAMASFIAAGTAYANHGVPTIPFYVYYSMFGMQRIGDLVWAAADQRTKGFLVGATAGRTTLAGEGLQHQDGNSMLQAYVVPNLKVYDPAFAYEIAVIVEEGIREMYTEDQDVFYYVTVENENYAQPAMPHPEDPEKRAAVVAGIMKGMYRLVHGDVTAAPAVKGKKAAAPLRAQLLASGPSMVAAQEALELLKGYGVIADLWSVTSYKALHQDAVLTQRHNMLHPTQAPQESFVAHQLSRTNAPGVIVSVSDYVKLGADGLNGHLDRKIWTLGTDGFGRSEAREELRDFFEVDAKHIVVATLYALMRDGQLDGEVVARAIAEHGIDPERLAPVFR, encoded by the coding sequence ATGACCACACCAGAGAAGCCCGGCAGCACCGCACCCACCAGCAGCACGGGACCGCACCCCCGCACCCGCCTGCCCATCACGGAACGTCAGAAGCTCAACGAGCTGGAGACGCAGGAGTGGCTCGACTCGCTCGCCTTCGTGCTGAGCGACGCGGGCACCGAACGCGCCGCGCGCCTCCTCGAGGACCTCGACCACTACGCGTACTTCAACGGCGCGCCCATCCAGTTCAAGCAGAACACGCCGTACATCAACACCATCGACCTCGACCACCAGCCCGTGTACCCCGGCGACATCGAACTGGAACTCAAGATCCGCAACGCGATCCGCTGGAACGCCGTCGCGATGGTCATCCGCGCCAACAAGGCGTCGGACGGCATCGGCGGGCACCTCGCCACGTACGCGTCCTCCGCCGAACTGCTCGAAGTGGGCTTCAACCACTTCTTCCGCGGGCACGGCGCGGGTGCCAGCCGCGACCTGATCTTCTTCCAGGGGCACGCCAGCCCCGGCGTGTACGCCCGCAGCTTCCTGGAAGGCCGCATCGACGAGGGCCGCATGAACCGCTTCCGGCGCGAACTCAGCAAGGACGGCGAGGGCCTCTCCAGCTACCCGCACCCCTGGCTGATGCCCGACTACTGGGAATTTCCGACCGTCAGCATGGGCCTCGGGCCGCTCCAGGCGATCTACCAGGCGCGCTTCATCAAGTACCTCGAGAACCGCGGCCTGAAACCCAAGGGGGACAGCAAGGTCTGGGCGTTCCTGGGTGACGGCGAGATGGACGAACCGCAGAGCATCGGCGCGCTCCGCTTCGCGGCGTACGAGAACCTCGACAACATCGTGTTCGTGCTCAACGCCAACCTGCAGCGCCTCGACGGTCCCGTGCGCGCCAACAGCAAGGTCATTCAGGAGTTCGAGGCGCTGTTCCGCGGTGCGGGCTGGAACGTCATCAAGGTCGTCTGGGACGGCAAGTGGGACGAACTGCTCAGCAAGGACTACAACGGCACCATCGTCAAGCGCTTCGAGCTGCTCGTGGACGGCGAATCGCAGCGCTACGCGGCCTTCGGCGGGAAGGAACTCCGCGAGAAGTTCTTCAACACGCCCGAACTGCAGGCCCTGATCGAAGGGTGGAGCGACGCGGACCTCGAACTGCTGAACCGCGGCGGGCACGACGTGAACAAGGTCTACGCCGCGTACAAGTCGGCCGTGGAGCACCAGGGCAGCCCGACCGTCATCATCGCCCGCACCATCAAAGGCTACGGCCTCGGCGAGAGCGCCCAGGCCCGCAACGTGGCGCACCAGGTCAAGAAGCTCGACTTCGGCGCCCTGAAGGACCTGCGCGACGCGCTGCGCCTGCCGCTCACGGACGAGCAGGTCGAGCACCTCGAGTACTACCACCCCGGCCCCGACACCGAGGAAGTCAAGTACGCGCTGGAGCGCCGCGCGGCCCTCGGCGGCGCCGTGCCCGCCCGCATCGTGGACTACGTGCGCCCCACCGTGCCCGGCGCGGAATTCTACGAGGAGTTCGCGCGCGGCAGCGGCGAGCGCGCCGTCAGCACCACCATGGCGATGGTGCAGGTCCTCAGCAAGCTCCTGCGCGACAAGGAACTCGGGAAGCTCATCGTGCCCATCGTGCCCGACGAGGCCCGCACCTTCGGCATGGACGCCCTCGTGCCACGCATCGGCATCTACAGCCCGCGCGGCCAGACGTACACGCCCGTCGACTCCGGCAGCCTGATGGCCTACAAGGAAGCCAAGGACGGCCAGATGCTCGAAGAGGGCATCACCGAGGACGGCGCCATGGCGAGCTTCATCGCCGCCGGGACCGCGTACGCCAACCACGGCGTGCCCACCATTCCCTTCTACGTGTACTACAGCATGTTCGGCATGCAGCGCATCGGTGACCTCGTGTGGGCCGCCGCTGACCAGCGCACCAAGGGCTTCCTGGTCGGCGCGACCGCCGGGCGCACCACCCTGGCCGGCGAGGGCCTGCAGCACCAGGACGGCAACAGCATGCTCCAGGCGTACGTCGTGCCGAACCTCAAGGTGTACGACCCGGCCTTCGCGTACGAGATCGCCGTGATCGTCGAGGAAGGCATCCGCGAGATGTACACCGAGGATCAGGACGTCTTCTACTACGTCACGGTCGAGAACGAGAACTACGCGCAGCCCGCCATGCCGCACCCGGAAGACCCCGAGAAGCGCGCCGCCGTCGTGGCCGGCATCATGAAGGGCATGTACCGCCTCGTGCACGGCGACGTGACCGCCGCGCCCGCCGTCAAGGGCAAGAAGGCGGCCGCCCCGCTGCGCGCGCAGCTCCTCGCGAGCGGCCCGAGCATGGTGGCCGCGCAGGAAGCGCTGGAACTGCTGAAAGGCTACGGCGTGATCGCGGACCTGTGGAGCGTCACCAGCTACAAGGCCCTGCACCAGGACGCGGTTCTCACGCAGCGGCACAACATGCTGCACCCCACGCAGGCCCCGCAGGAGAGCTTCGTGGCGCACCAGCTGTCGCGGACCAACGCGCCCGGCGTGATCGTGAGCGTCTCCGACTACGTCAAGCTCGGCGCGGACGGCCTGAACGGCCACCTCGACCGCAAGATCTGGACGCTCGGCACGGACGGCTTCGGCCGCAGCGAGGCCCGCGAGGAACTCCGCGACTTCTTCGAGGTGGACGCCAAGCACATCGTGGTCGCCACGCTGTACGCCCTGATGCGTGACGGTCAGCTGGACGGCGAGGTGGTCGCCCGCGCCATCGCGGAGCACGGCATCGACCCGGAACGCCTCGCGCCCGTCTTCCGCTGA
- the aceF gene encoding dihydrolipoyllysine-residue acetyltransferase, translated as MSNQVTLPEVGDNVEQGTVVTVLVKAGDTVSEGQAVIEIETDKAVVEVPANASGVVESVQVKEGDTVKVGGVILTLAGGAAPAAAAPEAEAPAPAASAAAAQAQQASQEQQAAPAQAVAQAAPAAQAPSAAQTVTLPEVGDNVEQGTVVTVLVKAGDTVSEGQAVIEIETDKAVVEVPANASGVVESVQVKEGDTVKVGGVILTLADGAAPAAPAAPATEAPAAPAAAPAVTGGEQPAGQNPQAQAQGTQNPQTYNPAAQAAQTFDGRPVIHAAPSVRRLARELGINLAGVQGSGPAGRISEGDVRGLQGGTQPVPQAPQAQAPAAQAPTAPAVQAAAAQLAPVQAAPVQQAAQKLPDFEKWGRVRREDMNGIRKATVRSMTNAWSSVPMVTHFDKADVTRMEETRKAFAARVEKAGGKLTMTAILLKVVANVVRRNPKFGASLDLENQQVIYKDYVNLGVAVDTPNGLLVPVLKDADRKSITEIVLELNELAAKARDRKLKPDEMSGATFTISNLGGIGGYAFTPIVNPPEVAILGVSRGGFEPVWNRETSTFEPRNMLPLSLSYDHRLIDGADAARFVRQICEMLEDPFLISL; from the coding sequence ATGTCGAATCAGGTCACGCTCCCGGAAGTGGGGGACAACGTCGAGCAGGGCACGGTGGTCACGGTGCTGGTGAAGGCCGGTGACACGGTGAGCGAAGGTCAGGCCGTCATCGAGATCGAGACGGACAAGGCCGTGGTGGAAGTTCCGGCGAACGCGTCAGGCGTGGTGGAGAGCGTGCAGGTGAAGGAGGGGGACACCGTGAAGGTCGGCGGCGTGATCCTGACCCTCGCCGGTGGCGCCGCCCCCGCCGCTGCAGCCCCCGAGGCGGAAGCGCCCGCGCCTGCCGCGTCGGCAGCGGCCGCGCAGGCGCAGCAGGCGAGCCAGGAACAGCAGGCCGCACCCGCCCAGGCTGTGGCCCAGGCTGCCCCCGCTGCACAGGCTCCGTCGGCCGCTCAGACGGTCACGCTCCCGGAAGTGGGGGACAACGTCGAGCAGGGCACGGTAGTCACGGTGCTGGTGAAGGCCGGTGACACGGTGAGCGAAGGTCAGGCCGTCATCGAGATCGAGACGGACAAGGCCGTGGTGGAAGTTCCGGCGAACGCGTCGGGCGTGGTGGAGAGCGTGCAGGTGAAGGAAGGAGACACCGTGAAGGTCGGCGGCGTGATCCTGACCCTCGCCGATGGCGCCGCCCCCGCCGCTCCTGCCGCCCCGGCCACCGAGGCGCCCGCTGCCCCGGCCGCCGCTCCCGCCGTGACGGGCGGCGAACAGCCCGCCGGGCAGAACCCGCAGGCACAGGCGCAGGGCACGCAGAACCCGCAGACCTACAACCCCGCCGCGCAGGCCGCGCAGACCTTCGACGGTCGCCCCGTCATCCACGCCGCGCCCAGCGTCCGCCGTCTCGCGCGCGAACTGGGCATCAACCTCGCGGGCGTGCAGGGCAGCGGCCCCGCCGGACGCATCAGCGAAGGGGACGTGCGCGGCCTGCAGGGCGGCACCCAGCCCGTCCCCCAGGCCCCTCAGGCGCAGGCCCCTGCCGCTCAGGCCCCCACCGCTCCCGCCGTGCAGGCCGCCGCTGCCCAGCTCGCCCCGGTTCAGGCCGCGCCCGTCCAGCAGGCCGCGCAGAAACTCCCCGACTTCGAGAAGTGGGGCCGCGTGCGCCGCGAGGACATGAACGGCATCCGCAAGGCCACCGTCCGCAGCATGACCAACGCCTGGAGCAGCGTCCCCATGGTCACGCACTTCGACAAGGCCGACGTGACCCGCATGGAGGAGACCCGCAAGGCCTTCGCGGCCCGCGTCGAGAAGGCGGGCGGCAAGCTCACCATGACCGCCATTCTTCTCAAGGTCGTCGCCAACGTCGTCCGCAGGAACCCCAAGTTCGGCGCGAGCCTCGACCTGGAAAACCAGCAGGTCATCTACAAGGATTACGTCAACCTCGGCGTGGCCGTCGACACCCCCAACGGCCTGCTCGTCCCCGTCCTCAAGGACGCCGACCGCAAGAGCATCACCGAGATCGTCCTCGAACTCAACGAACTGGCCGCCAAGGCCCGCGACCGCAAACTCAAGCCCGACGAGATGTCCGGCGCGACCTTCACCATCAGCAACCTCGGCGGGATCGGCGGTTACGCCTTCACGCCCATCGTGAACCCGCCCGAAGTGGCGATCCTCGGCGTGTCCAGGGGCGGCTTCGAGCCCGTCTGGAACCGCGAGACGTCCACCTTCGAGCCGCGCAACATGCTGCCCCTGAGCCTCAGCTACGATCACCGCCTCATCGACGGTGCGGACGCTGCCCGTTTCGTGCGGCAGATCTGCGAGATGCTCGAAGACCCCTTCCTGATCAGCCTGTAA
- the surE gene encoding 5'/3'-nucleotidase SurE gives MPSSDHPLPYSDLHDRPRILIANDDGIFSPGIKALAVALAEVGDVRVVAPDVEQSAVGHGITIRRPLRFRHTAAAGFGDIPAYRVDGTPADCVVLGVHLLGTPDIVVSGINIGPNMGHDLTHSGTVAAAIEGLAFGVPSIATSQVSSENGEYSFEAGARYTAQLVRHVLQTGLPPRTLLNVNFPAGEPRGARVTRLSDHRYEDHLLHRQDPEGKAYYWVAGTIRAEDVGDDTDNGAVLSGHVSVTPVRLDLTARDLLGPLAQDLPGVERGTPA, from the coding sequence ATGCCGTCCAGCGACCACCCCCTCCCCTATTCCGACCTGCACGACCGCCCCCGCATCCTGATCGCGAACGACGACGGGATCTTCTCACCCGGCATCAAGGCGCTCGCCGTGGCACTCGCCGAGGTGGGCGACGTGCGCGTCGTCGCGCCCGACGTGGAGCAGTCCGCGGTGGGGCACGGCATCACCATCCGCCGCCCCCTGCGCTTCCGGCACACCGCGGCCGCCGGGTTCGGCGACATTCCCGCGTACCGTGTGGACGGCACGCCCGCCGACTGCGTGGTGCTGGGCGTGCACCTGCTCGGCACGCCCGACATCGTGGTGAGCGGCATCAACATCGGCCCGAACATGGGGCACGACCTCACGCACTCCGGCACCGTCGCCGCCGCCATCGAGGGCCTCGCGTTCGGCGTGCCGTCCATCGCCACGTCGCAGGTCAGCAGCGAGAACGGCGAGTACAGCTTCGAGGCGGGCGCCCGATACACCGCGCAGCTCGTGCGGCACGTCCTGCAGACGGGCCTGCCGCCCCGCACGCTGCTGAACGTGAACTTCCCGGCGGGCGAGCCGCGCGGCGCGCGCGTGACGCGCCTCTCCGACCACCGCTACGAGGACCACCTGCTGCACCGCCAGGACCCGGAAGGCAAGGCGTACTACTGGGTGGCGGGCACCATCCGCGCCGAGGACGTCGGTGACGACACCGACAACGGCGCCGTCCTCTCCGGGCACGTCAGCGTCACGCCCGTCCGGCTCGACCTGACGGCCCGCGACCTGCTCGGCCCGCTCGCGCAGGACCTGCCCGGCGTGGAGCGCGGCACGCCCGCCTGA